The DNA segment GCAGCCCCTCGAGCAGCGCGGTCGAGGCGCGCCCGGTGCGTACCCGCGCGAACTCGTGGCGCAGCGACTCCAACGCTTCCTCCATCTGGAGGCGCGCCATCTCAATGACTTCGGCGTGGGCTTCTTCAGCGGCCACTTTGCACCCAGGTCCCGATCGGCTCGCCCATCACGGCCCTTTTTATATTACCGGTCTGGCGCAGGTTAAACACGATGATCGGCAGGTTGTTGTCCATGCACATCGAGATCGCCGTCGAGTCCATCACCTTGAGGCCGCGCTCGAGCAGGTCAAGGTAGGTCAGGTGGTCGAAGCGCCGGGCGCCCGGCTCGCGCAGGGGGTCGCGGTCATAGACCCCATCGACGTGATGGCTGGCCTTGAGGATGACCTCGGCGCCGATCTCCAGCGCGCGCAGGCTGGCCGCGGTGTCGGTGGTGAAGTAGGGATTGCCGGTGCCGGCGGCGAAGATCACCACCCGGCCCTTTTCCAGATGGCGCACCGCGCGGCGGCGGATGTAGGGTTCGCACACCGCCTGCATCGCGATCGCCGAGAGCACGCGGGTGGTGACGCCGGCGCGCTCGAGGGCGTTTTGCAGGGCCAGCGCGTTGATCACCGTGCCCAGCATCCCCATCTGGTCGGCGCTCGCGCGGTCCATCCCGCGCGCCTCGTATTCGCTGCCGCGCAGGATGTTGCCCGCGCCGATCACCATCGCGAGCTGCACCCCGAGCGCGCTTACCTCCTTGATTTCCAGGGCGACCGCGGCGAGCGTGTCGAGGTCGATGCCGCTTGCACCGGCGGGCGCCAGCGCCTGTCCCGACAGCTTGAGCAGCACGCGGCGGAAGCGGGGCTTTTGTGCCGCGCCGCCGACCGCCTCACTCATCGCCCTACCCCTCCTGAGACAGCCGCGCCGGCTACGCGCCGGCGGCCGAGGCGCCGTCGCGCGCCTCGCCGAGCTGGAAGCGCACGAAGCGGCGAATCTCGATCTTTTCGCCGAGCTTGGCCACGTACTCGCCGAGCAGGTCCGTGATGGTGCGGTTGGGGTCGCGCACCCAGGCCTGCTCGTTGAGGCAGACGTCGCGATAGAACTTCTCGAGCTTGCCCTCGACGATCTTTTTGACCACCGCCTCGGGCTTGTCGGCCGCCTGGGCGGCGTAGATCTGGCGCTCCTGTTCGATGACCTCAGGGGGCAGCTCGTCGCGGCTGACCGAGCGCGGGTTGGTCGCCGCGATTTGCATCGCAATCTCCTTGACCAGGGTCTGGAACTCGGGCGTCTTGGCCACGAAATCGGTCTCGCAGTTGACCTCGACCAGCACCCCGAGCTTGCCGCCGGCGTGGATGTAGGCGCCCACCGCGCCCTCGGAGGCGAGCTTGCCCGAGCGCTTGGCAGCCTGCGCGATACCACGTTCGCGCAGCCAGACGACGGCCTTTTCGAGGTCGCCCTTCGCCTCGGCCAGCGCCTTCTTGCAATCCATCACGCCGGCTCCCGTCTTGTCGCGCAGCTCCCTGACCAGGTTTGCGTTGATGTCCATCCCGAATCCGAAATTCCCTGTACGTAGTATTCAAGCTTGCGGCGCCCCGCCACCCGCTTGCGGGGTGCCTCGGGGTGCCGGAAATAATCCTGTGTCTAGACCGACTGGCTGGGCGGCTCGGGACTGGGCGCGCCGTCGGCGCTAGCGCCCAGGTCCTCCTCGCCCTTCTGTCGCTCCTCGGCGAGGCGCTTGCCTTCGAGCACCGCGTCGGCCATCGCCGCCGTGAACAGCTTGATCGCGCGAATGGCGTCGTCGTTGCCCGGGATGCGGTAGGCGATGAGGTCAGGGTCGCAGTTCGTATCGACCACGGCGACGACCGGAATGCCGAGCCGCTTGGCCTCGGCGACCGCGATGTCCTCCTTCTTGGTGTCGATCACCCACAGCGCGTCGGGCAGCTTGCGCATGTTCTTGATCCCGGCCAGATTCGCCATCAGCTTGGCGTGCTCGCGCGCGTTCTCGCTCATCTCCTTCTTGGTCAACGCCTGGATCATCTCGGGGTCGGCCATAATCTCCTCGAGCTTCTTGAGCCGCTCGATGGAGGCGCGGATGGTCTGGAAGTTGGTCAGCATCCCGCCCAGCCAGCGGTTGTTGACATAGAACATCCCGCAGCGTTCGGCCTCCTCACGGACGATGTCCTGGGCCTGTTTCTTGGTGCCGACGAAGAGCAGGGTGCCGCCCTGAGCCGCGAGGTCGCGCACGAAGTCGTAGGCTTCGCGGAACATGCGCACGGTCTGCTGGAGGTCGATGATGTAGATGCCGTTGCGGGCGCCGAAGATGTAGGGCTTCATCTTCGGGTTCCAGCGACTGGTCTGGTGGCCGAAGTGGACCCCAGCCTCCAGGAGCTGTTTCATGCTGATTTCGGTCATAATTCCCCTCTGGCGTCCGCGCGCAGGGGCGCCGCGGGCCGCCTTCAATAATTATCAAGCCACCCGCCGACTTCCTAGCGCGCCGGCCCGCCTAGGCGTTCATCGATTCGAGGAACTCGTCGTTGGTCTTGGTGCCCTGCATTTTGTCGAGCAGGAACTCCATCGCCTCGACCGCGTTGAGCTGCGAGAGCAGCTTGCGCAGGATCCAGACCCGGTTGAGCGTGCTGCGCGGCAGTAGTAGCTCCTCCTTGCGGGTCGAGGAGCGCTGGATGTCGATGGTTGGGAAGATGCGTTTTTCGAGCAGCCGGCGGTCGAGCGCGATCTGCTGGTTGCCGGTGCCCTTGAACTCCTCGAAGATGACCTCGTCCATCCGGCTGCCGGTATCGACCAGGGCGGTGGCGATGATGGTCAGCGAGCCGCCGTCCTCGGTGTTGCGCGCGGCGCCGAAGAACTTCTTGGGCTTGTGCAGCGCGTTGGAATCGACGCCGCCCGAGAGGATCTTGCCCGACGGCGGGACCACCGTGTTATAGGCGCGCGCCAGGCGTGTGATCGAGTCGAGCAGGATAACTACGTCGCGCCCGTGCTCAACCAGCCGGCGCGCCTTCTCGATCACCATCTCGGCCACCTGCACGTGGCGGGTGGCGGGCTCGTCGAAAGTTGAGCTGACCACCTCGCCCTGCACCGAGCGCAGCATATCGGTGACTTCCTCGGGGCGCTCGTCCACCAGCAGCACGATGAGGATAATCTCGGGATGGTTGCGCGCGATCGCCTTGGCGATCGCCTGCAGCATCATGGTCTTGCCGGTGAACGGGGCGGCGACGATCAGCCCGCGCTGGCCCTTGCCGATCGGCGCGACCAGGTCGATTATCCGCGTGGTGTAGTCCTCGCGGTCGTACTCCAGCTTGATCCGCTCCTGCGGGTAGAGCGGAGTGAGGTTGTCGAACAGGATCTTGTCGCGCGCCTTGTCGGGATCCTCGTAGTTGATCGACTCGACCTTGAGCAGCGCGAAGTAGCGCTCACCCTCCTTGGGCGGCCGGATCAGGCCTGAGACGATGTCACCGGTGCGCAGGTTGAACTTCCGGATCTGACTGGGCGAGATGTAGATGTCGTCGGGACCGGGCAGATAATTGTAATCGGGCGCGCGCAGGAAACCGAAGCCGTCGGGCAGAATCTCAAGCACGCCCTCGCCCAGGATCGAGCCATTGCGCGAGGCCTGCGCCTGCAGGATAGAGAAAATCATCTCCTGCTTGCGCATGTTGGTCGCGCCGTCGATGTTGTATTCGCGCGCGATCTGCGCCAGCTCGGTTATCTTGGCGCCCTTGAGCACCTTTAGGTTGAGCGCGCCACCGTCGCTGATGATTCCAGCAGCGTGCCGCTCGGCCGCGCCCGGCGCCTGCGCGCCGCGCGAATGCTGGCTTTCGGGCGCTTCTCCGCCGCTGCCCTCGCCGCCGTTATTACGCGGCTCGGCGTGCTCGGCCGTCGCCCCGTTGGCCTCGCCCATCGTGACGGCCTGGGTGCCGCGCACGTGCGCCTGATGGCCGCCGCGCAGCTCTTCGGCCTGTCCCGAAGCATCACCCCTTGCCCCTCTGCCCTTGCCCATATGCCTTGTCCGCAAAATCGCTGACTCCAATCCTGCTAGAGAACTGCTGACCGAAGAATCAATTCGCCGCCGGCCGCGGCTGCCGCGGCTCTCCCCAAATGGCCGCTCTGCGTCGTGTGGAGCCCCAAGCGAAACCCGAAGCCGGTTCCTCCCGCGAACTCAGGAGCTGGGATGGGGGGCTGCGCCCGGCCTTGGGCGGGTCATTCGACGGCGGCGGCGGGCGATTATCGGATTTGGCCTGCTTCGGCTCAACGCGCAGGTCCTTGAAAATCAGGCTACCGGAGCCCCCTAGGGCTGTCAACGGGCCGCTCTGCAAGCGGGCGGGCGCGCGCGGCGATCCATCGCTCGACCGCCGCGCGGTCAACCGCAACGCCGCGCGCGGCGAGAAAGTCGGCGAAGTCAGCCGGCAACGGGGCGACGAAAGTCAGCCGCGCGCCGGTGCGTGGATGGCTGAGCGTCAGCGCGAGCGCATGCAGCGCCTGACGAGCAAACGGCGCCGCCTCGCCGTCCGTGTGCCGCCCCTGGCGTCCGCCGTAGAGCGGGTCGCCGAGACAGGGATGGCCGATCGAGGCGAGGTGGACACGGATTTGATGGGTGCGGCCGGTCAGTGGACGCACGCCAACCAGCGTTGTCTCGCCCTGTGCGGAAGCCATCCGCGCAAGCACGGCGACTTCGCTTACCGCTTCGCGCCCGCGCGCCGAGCGTACCGACATCCGCTTACGCTCGACCGGATGGCGTCCAATGGGGCGCGCGATCAGAAAGCGCTCACGGGCGACGCGCCCACGCACAATCGCCAGATACAGCTTGTCCACCGAACGTTCCTTGAACTGGCGCGCGAGCTCCATGCGCGCATACGGCGTGCGCGCGACCGCCATCACGCCCGTAGTGCCCTTGTCGAGGCGATGCACGATACCGGGGCGCATCACGCCGTCCGCCTCCGCCATCACGGCCATCTCGGGAAAGCGCGCGAGCAGTGCGTCCACCAGCGTGCCGCCCGGATGGCCAGGCGCGGGATGCACCGTCATTGCGCCAGGCTTGTTGACCACCACCAGCTCGTCGTCGGCGAAGAGCACGTCGATATCCGGCGCGGCGGCCGTGTCGCGTGCAGACGGCGGCGCGATCGGTTCGGGCGGGTTCAGGATTTCGACCCTGTCGCCCGGGCGCACGATATCGGCGGCGCGGCCCGGCGCGCGGTTGAGCCGCACAAGGCCCGCCTTGATCATGCGGGCGGCCTGCGAGCGCGAGTGCTCGACACCGAGCGCGGCGGCGACGAAGACGTCGAGCCGCATGCGCGGCTGCCCGGGCGCTGCCGTCACCGTGCGCGGAGCCACGGCGCGATTATAGCAGCCGCAGATGTCTCAGAGCCGGTAGGGCAGCGGATGCGCCGCCTCGTAGGCGGCGATGTCCTTCTCGTGGACCAGGGTCAGCGCGACGTCGTCGAGTCCTTCGAGCAGGCACTTCTTGGCGAAGGGGTCGATGTCGAAGTGAGCCGACCATCCGAACTGGTCGGAGGCCTTCTGCGCGGCGAGATCGACCGTCAGCGAGTAACCTTCGTGCTGCTTGATCGCCTGAAAGATAGCTTCGACCTCTTCGGGCTTGAGCACGATTGCGAGCACGCCGTTTTTCAGACAGTTGTTGCGGAAGATGTCAGCGAACGACGGCGCGATCACGACCTTGAAGCCGAAGTCGGCAAGCGCCCACACCGCATGCTCACGCGAGCTGCCGCATCCGAAGTTGGCCCGCGCGACGAGGATCGAGGCGCCTTTGAAGCGCGGCTGGTCGAGTACGTAGTCTTTGTCGGGTTGGTTGCGCCAGTCGTAGAAGAGCCCCTTGCCCAGCCCGCTGCGCACCACGGCCTTGAGAAACTGCTTGGGGATTACCTGGTCGGTGTCGACGTTGGCACGATCCATCGGGGCGACCAGACCGGTGAAACTCTTGAACGGCTGCATCAGCGTCCTGCTCGGGAGCGAGGGTTTTCGCTCGGCGCCACCAGCGCCTGCGATTCGCTCCGCGCGGATCGAAATATCACAAACTCGCCCGCGATGCAGAAGGGCAGACAACCGCACCAAGCACGGCCTAAGAGACCGCGCTTCCGGGTTGGCACCACCGCGTACACGCCGCTGTCCGGCGGTGCGCGCTTGTCTGAATTGCTCGGCGGCCGCCCCGGCCTAGGCGGCAGCCGAGTCGTGGGCGACGTTCGCGCTTTCGTTCTCAGGCTGTCCGGGCGCAAAGGCGCGCGACAGTTCGACGAAGCGGCGCTGCAACGACTTGGCCGGCTCGAACGCCTTGATCAGGTGGACCAGCTGGTCCTGGAACGCGGTCGCCGGTTCCATCGCCGCCGCCAGCTCGACGAGCTGCGCCTGGAAGGCGCTCGCCACTTTCTGGAGCTGGCTCTGGAAAGCTCGCATCGGCTCAAAGCGACTGGCGAGGTTTTCCAGATGGCCGTGGAAACTCTTTATCGGCTCGAAGGCCGCCGCCACGTCCGCCAGCTCCTCCTGGAACTTGCGGATCGGTTCGAAGACGTCCGCCAGCTGGGCGAGTTGGCCCATCGGTTCCAGTACCTTGGCCAGCCGCGCCAGCGTGTCCTGCGCCGAGCGCATCGGCTCGAACACCTTGGCCACCGCCTGGTCGGGTTGAAGGGTGATGAATGACTCGTCCAACTCCCTGCCTCCTCTAGCGTGTGAGTTGCCCATCAGCGTTGACTCCCTATCGCTCTCAGCATTTGAATAGCGCTTCCTCACCCGTGCTCGGCTGGTCTCATCCGCGCCCGCCCTCTGCACGCCCGCGGGGTTTGGGGGAGCCGGATGCTTAGCCGCACGCAGCCCTGGCTTATGTCCCGGCGGCAGCCCCCGCGCTGCCTTGAACAGCAAAGGCCATCTGGGGCCAACTCAAGTTTGTGCCGAACAGCAAAGCCGCCTTAAGATGAGCCCGTAACTAGTTCAGTGGCACAATCCGGGCAAGCTCCCCTTCGCACATCTATCCACTGCCTGGTCCGCCGTCCGGTGAGCGTAAAGCGCCGCCGGTGCCTGCTTGTTACCGCGCGCGCGCGGGTTTAGACTTCGCGTCGTGGCGCCCAGGCCTCAGCCGATACCGGACGGGGACGAAGGTCTGAATCGCTGTCGCGCCCTGCGAAACCTTCGATCCTGCGCGCCGGAGGCAGCCCGATGAGCAGCCCCGAGCAGCCAGGCGACGGCAATCCCGAGGCGACGATTGGCCGCTTTCGCGCGGCCGTCGAGCGGCTGAAAGACGCCGCTTCCGAGCCTGCAAGCGGGCGTCCGGAGGCGGCGCAGAGCGCGCCCGAGCCGTCGGCGGCGGTGCCCAGGGAGATCGCGGCTGAGCGTTTCGTGCTGGTCGATAGCGCCGGGAACGAGCGGGCCAGGCTGGCTCTGGGAGCCAACGAGATGCCGTCGCTCGCGCTGTGCGACGCGCGCGGACGAGTCCGCGCCGAGATTCGGCTGGCGGCCAACGGCGCACCCTCGGTGGTGCTATACGACGGCGCGCGCCGGCGGCGGATCGAAGTTGCGCTGCGCCCCGACGGTGCGGCCGGCCTCGGCCTTTACGACGAGGCGGGCGAGGGGCGTGCCGAGCTGATGGTCTCGCCGAGCGGCACGCCCGCGCTTTCGCTGTTCGGCGCCAACGGGCGGCGCGTCACGCGCCTGCCAGGCAAGCGCGATCCCTGATTCAGGCGGGAGCGCGGGTTGTTAACCGCAAGTGGACAAGCTGTTGATACACGGCACGCGAAACTCGACGTCAACAACTCGACGGCTCGTTTAGCGCGGCGGCCATTCGCGCACGTCCACGAAATGGCCCGCGATCGCGGCCGCCGCCGCCATCGCCGGGCTCACCAGGTGAGTGCGGCCGCCCTTGCCCTGGCGTCCCTCGAAGTTGCGGTTCGAAGTGCTCGCGCATCGCTCGCCCGGCTTGAGGATGTCCGGGTTCATCCCGAGACACATGCTGCATCCCGACTCGCGCCATTCGAAGCCGGCGTCGAGGAAAACGCGATCCAAGCCGAGTTTTTCCGCCTCGGCCTTGACCTGCTGCGACCCCGGCACCACCATCGCATGCACGCCCTTGGCGAGCTTGCGCCCGCGCACCACTTCGGCGGCCGCGCGAAGGTCGCTGATACGCGAGTTGGTGCATGAGCCGATGAAGACGCGGTCGATCCGGATGTCCTGGATCGGCGTGCCCGGGCGCAACCCCATGTACTCCAGCGCGCGCGCGGCGCCTTGGCGCTCGGTGACACTCGCGAAGCTTGCGGGGTCGGGCACTTTGCCGGTGACCTCGACCACCATCCCGGGGTTCGTACCCCACGTCACCTGCGGCGCGAACGAGGCCGCGTCGAACTTGACGCTGCGATCGAAGCGCGCGCCCGGGTCGGTGCGGAATTCCAGCCAGCGCGCGGCCGCCCGCTCGAACTCTGCGCCCACAGGCACGTAGCGCCGTCCGCGCAGATATTCGACCGTCTTGTCATCGGCCGCGACCATTCCGGCGCGCGCCCCCGCCTCGATCGACATGTTGCACACGGTCATTCGCTCTTCCATCGAGAGCGCCTCGACCGCCGAGCCGCGGTACTCGACGACGTGCCCGGTGCCGCCGTCGGTGGTGATGCGACCGATGATGCCGAGGATCAGGTCCTTTGCGCTCACGCCCGGCCTCAGCGCGCCGTCAACCCGAATCTCCATTGTGCGGGGCTTCATCTGCCACAGGCACTGGGTGGCGAGCACGTGTTCGACCTCGCTGGTGCCGATGCCGAAGGCGAGCGCGCCCATCGCCCCGTGCGTCGCGGTATGGCTGTCGCCGCATACGATCGTCATCCCGGGCTGCGAAAGTCCCAGCTCGGGGCCGATGACGTGCACGATCCCCTGCTCCGTCGCGCCGAGGTCGAACAGGCGCACGCCGAACTCGCGGCAATTGGCCCGCAGCGTCTGCACCTGCAACGCGGATTCGGCATCCGCGATCGGCTTGGAGCGGTCGGTGGTGGGAACGTTATGGTCCTGGGTGGCGAAGGTGCGGTCCACCGCGCGCACGCGCCGGCCGTTGGCGCGCAGCGCCTCGAAGGCCTGCGGCGAGGTCACCTCGTGCACGAGGTGGAGATCGATGTAGAGCAGGGCGGGCTCGCCGGGCTGCTCGCGAACGATATGGTTGCGCCAGATTTTCTCGAAAAGCGTCTCGGCCATAACGAAAAGCGCCTCTGTCGTCGTAACGGATGGAGCTAGCATTATGCCGCGCCGCCGCTCGCCGTCAAACCTGGGCGGCTGGACGCTCGTCCGCCGGCGTGCGCGATGCCCCTGCCGCGGCACGAGATGCTAGCCTTTCCTCAAAGGCGCTGCCCGATTTCGCCGCGCGAACGTCCGCCGATGCGCACGCACCTGCTCCAGAGCCTGCTCCTGTACGCAATTGCCGGCGTCATCGTGTGGGCGGTCGCACGCGGGGTGTCGTGGCGCGAAGTCGCCGAGGCCGCCGAGCGCGCCAACCCCTGGATGCTGATTAGCGCGAGCCTGATTGGCTTCGCTGGCTGGTTCGCGGGCGAGACCCTGTTGTACTCGCGACTGTTCACCTACTTCCATCGCCGAACCACCTTTGCCGAACTGCTGCCGAGCGTGGCTGCGGTCTATTTCCTCCAGGTCGTCAATTCGCTGGTGGCGAGCAGCGCCTTTGCGCTGTTCCTACATACGCGCGAGCGCGTGGGATGGATCACCTCGGGATGCACGCTGATGTTCCAGGCCTACGTCGATCTGATCCTGCTCGCGATGCTCTCGATCATTGCGATCGCGCTGGTGCCCGACACGCCGATGCGTCCGGGGCTCGACTACGCCGCCGTCGTGCTGGGCGCGTTCTGCCTGATCGCGGCGCTGTGGCTGTTCTGGGAGCCGCAGGGCACGGGGTGGGCGCGCTGGCTGTACGAGCGGCCGGCGATGGTGAGCTTTCGCACCGCGCGCCCGTGGCATTACGTGCGGCTGATGGGGATACGGCTGGGGATTTTCGTGTGCGCCGGGTTCGCGCTCTACGGCCAGTTCCGCGCCTTCCATCTCGCAGTGCCGCTGGTACAGGTGCTCGCGCTGACCCCGTTCGTGATGGCGGTGGGCAACGCGCCGCTCTCGCCTGCCGGGATCGGCACCACCCAGTTCGTTTTCGAGGTCGGCTTCGCGCGGTTTGCCACGCGCGAGGACCTGATGGCGGTGTCGCTGGCGGTGACCGCGCTGAATTTTCTGTTTCGCGTGCCGATGGCGCTCGCCTCGGGCGGATCGTTGATCGACGAGATCGCGCAGGTCTCGCGCGAATTCAGGGGCCGGGGCCTGCTCAGCGGAGACGGTTGAGCCGCGCGGGGCTGGCTGGGGTCGCTACTTGATACGATGGGTGGGCGTGGCGCGTTCGGCGCGGGCGAGTCCGCGCGTCACCGCCTCTTCGCCGAAGCGCTCGCTTATCCGGTCGAGCGCGCGGTTGAGCCGGTCGCGGCGCGCGGCGCGCTCGGCCGAGCGATCGAACAGCCCGAGCTGCGGCGCCGCCGCGCTCTCGTCGCGCACCAGGTTGTGCACCTGCACTCCCGCAAGCCGCACCCGCTCGCGTTCGCGCACCCGAGCGAGCAACGCCCGCGCGACGCCCGCGACCTCGGCGCCGTCGTCAGTGGGCGCTTCGAGCGACTGGCTGCGGGTCAGGATGGGGTAGCGTCCCTGGCCGAGCGGGCGCGCCAGCTTGAGCTTGAGCGTCACTGTGCGCGCGCGCACGCAGTCGGCGCGCAGGCGCCGCCCGATCGCGTCGGAGTGCGCGACCAGCACGCGCGCAAGCTCCAGCGAGTCCAGCGCGAGGTCGTGCTCGAAGGTGCTCTCCTCCCCGTAGGACTTGCGCTCGTAGTTTGCGATCACCGGTCGCGTGTCGTGGCCGAGCGCGAGCTCGTGCAGCTGCGGCCCGACCGCACCGAACATCGCGCGCAGCCGCGCGACTTCGGCGCGCGCGAGGTCGCCGATGGTCAAGACACCCGCCCGATGCATCCGCGCGAGCGTCACCCGCCCCACGCCCCACAGCCGCTCGACCGGCAGCGGCTCGAGGAAGGCGACCAGCTCGTCGGGCCCGACGCACAGGAGGCCGTCGGGCTTGGAGAGGTCGCTCAGGATCTTCGCCCCCATCTTGGTCGGCGCGATCCCGACCGAAATCACCAGCCCGGTGGCCTCGCGCACGCGCCGCTTGAGTGCTCGCCCGGCCTCGAGCGGCGAGATGAACAGGCGATGCGTTCCGGTCAGCTCGAGAAAAGCCTCGTCGAGCGAAAGCGGCTCGACGATCGGACTGAACTCGCCGAACACCGCGCGCACCGTGCGCGAAACCTCCGCGTAGCGCGACATCCGGCCGGCCACGAAGGTGCCGTGCGGGCAAAGCCGATGGGCCTCGGCTGCCGGCATCGCCGAGCGCACGCCGAAGCGGCGCGCCTCGTAGGAAGCCGAGGTCACCACCCCGCGCCGGCTGCGCCCGCCGACGATCACGGGCAGCCCGCGCAGCTCGGGATTATCGAGCTGCTCGACCGAGGCATAGAAGGCGTCCATGTCCGCGTGCGCGATCACGCGCGGCCATCCGGCAAAGCTCGCTGCCCCGGGCGGCGCCTGGCCGCCGCGCGCGCTCATCGGGGCGTCGCTCCCGGCGTCGCGAACACGCGCTGCGCGGCGCGCTCGCCGCTCGCGATACAGTCGGGAATGCCGACGCCGTCGAGCGCCGCGCCGCACAGCGCAAGCGCCGGCAGCGCCGCCGCCGCGCGCTCGATCGCGGCCGCGCGCTCGCGATGGCCGACGGTGTACTGCGGCATCGAATCCGGCCATCGGGCGACATGCGTCCACATCGGCTTCGCGCGCACACCCAGCAGCGCCCGCAACTCCGCGCCCGCGGTCTCGACCATCGCGGCGTCGTCCAACGCCATCATCTCGCGCTGGAGCGCGCCGCCGAGGAAGACGCGCACCAGAAGCGTGCCGGCGGGAGCGCGCCCGGCGAACTTGAGGCTGGTGAAGCTCGCCGCAATGATGTTGCGCCGCTCGACGCTGGGCACGACGAAGCCGAAACTCTGCGGCGCGGCCGGGAACTCGCTCTCGCGATAGGCGAGGTTGACCACCGCCGCCGACGCGTACTCGATTCGGCCAAGACCGCGGGCAAGCTCGGCCGAATGCGGCGCCAGCAGGCGCGCCGCGCCGGGCGCCGGCAGCGCCAGGACAACCGCATCGGCATCCAGCCGCGCGCCGTCGGTGGTCACAACGCGCCATCGCGCCGCGCCGTCGCCGCGCTCCAACGCGACGGCCTCGACGCCCTGCCGCACGCTCTCGCCGAGCCGCCGCGCGAGCGCATCGACCAGCGTCTGGATGCCGCCGCGAAAGGTCTGGAACAGGCTCCATCGCGCGCCGCTGGTGCCGCGCGCGGATAAGCCCTGGCCGCGTGCGGCCTTGCGCAGGCCGATAATCACGCTGCCATAGCGGCGCTCCATCTCGGCGAACCGCGGCAGCGTGGCGTGCAGGCTCAGCCGCTCGGGGTCGGCGGTGTAGATTCCGCCGGCGAGCGGCTGCGCGATGCGCTCGAGCACTTCGCGACCGAGCCGGCGGCGGACGAAGCAGGCGAGGCTCTCGTCGCCGGGCGCGCGGCG comes from the Candidatus Binataceae bacterium genome and includes:
- the dinB gene encoding DNA polymerase IV, producing MSARGGQAPPGAASFAGWPRVIAHADMDAFYASVEQLDNPELRGLPVIVGGRSRRGVVTSASYEARRFGVRSAMPAAEAHRLCPHGTFVAGRMSRYAEVSRTVRAVFGEFSPIVEPLSLDEAFLELTGTHRLFISPLEAGRALKRRVREATGLVISVGIAPTKMGAKILSDLSKPDGLLCVGPDELVAFLEPLPVERLWGVGRVTLARMHRAGVLTIGDLARAEVARLRAMFGAVGPQLHELALGHDTRPVIANYERKSYGEESTFEHDLALDSLELARVLVAHSDAIGRRLRADCVRARTVTLKLKLARPLGQGRYPILTRSQSLEAPTDDGAEVAGVARALLARVRERERVRLAGVQVHNLVRDESAAAPQLGLFDRSAERAARRDRLNRALDRISERFGEEAVTRGLARAERATPTHRIK
- the hemG gene encoding protoporphyrinogen oxidase; protein product: MSANDAASRIVVIGGGISGLSAAFRVLELAAKDRRLINLTLLERGMRLGGPLWTLREHGLIAEAGADSFLTEKPWARDLARRLNLESELVGTREQFRRTYVVRGGRLTEIPEGFSLLAPARLGPVFRSPLLSAKGKLRLALEPLIPRRRAPGDESLACFVRRRLGREVLERIAQPLAGGIYTADPERLSLHATLPRFAEMERRYGSVIIGLRKAARGQGLSARGTSGARWSLFQTFRGGIQTLVDALARRLGESVRQGVEAVALERGDGAARWRVVTTDGARLDADAVVLALPAPGAARLLAPHSAELARGLGRIEYASAAVVNLAYRESEFPAAPQSFGFVVPSVERRNIIAASFTSLKFAGRAPAGTLLVRVFLGGALQREMMALDDAAMVETAGAELRALLGVRAKPMWTHVARWPDSMPQYTVGHRERAAAIERAAAALPALALCGAALDGVGIPDCIASGERAAQRVFATPGATPR